The Amblyomma americanum isolate KBUSLIRL-KWMA chromosome 3, ASM5285725v1, whole genome shotgun sequence genome window below encodes:
- the LOC144124096 gene encoding uncharacterized protein LOC144124096, translated as MLVVLQEINRKLDVLLPLKETVDGIEQSVQFMSEQMTDLMTRTEQNERDIKAIQTRLAKTEMNKEQLESLSVQLDDLEWRNRKLNLEIHGIPQTEGENLLSKLNALAGESELPQLSEHDITAIHRLPAKRDKVPGIICRFTRQSMRDKWWANRRELTTAGANVHMLENLTRRNRELLREVKEWAKTNQYKYVWHSNGKILIRKTDGASAMLVQHSCDLGKLQ; from the coding sequence ATGTTGGTCGTACTTCAGGAAATTAATCGAAAACTTGATGTTCTGTTGCCATTGAAAGAAACTGTCGATGGGATTGAGCAATCGGTGCAGTTTATGTCCGAACAGATGACAGACCTGATGACGCGCACCGAACAAAATGAGCGAGATATTAAAGCAATCCAGACTAGGCTCGCAAAAACAGAAATGAACAAAGAACAGCTTGAATCGCTCAGTGTCCAACTTGATGACCTCGAGTGGCGCAACCGGAAACTGAACTTAGAAATTCATGGCATACCACAAACGGAAGGCGAAAATCTTTTGTCAAAACTTAATGCTCTAGCTGGTGAAAGTGAATTGCCCCAGCTATCAGAACATGACATCACGGCAATTCATCGATTGCCGGCAAAGCGTGACAAAGTGCCTGGCATCATCTGCCGTTTCACGAGACAGAGCATGAGGGACAAATGGTGGGCTAACAGGCGGGAGTTGACCACTGCGGGTGCCAATGTTCACATGTTGGAAAACCTGACCAGGCGAAATCGAGAACTGCTGAGGGAAGTGAAAGAATGGGCGAAAACAAATCAGTACAAGTATGTCTGGCACAGCAACGGTAAGATTCTGATAAGAAAGACTGATGGCGCGTCAGCAATGCTAGTGCAGCACTCTTGCGACCTTGGCAAGCTGCAATAA